One part of the Halopenitus persicus genome encodes these proteins:
- a CDS encoding cobalt-precorrin-7 (C(5))-methyltransferase: MSDPYDLESGPDPAALAAAEPEPIGTADASQPPVHAVGLGPGNLEYLTPRGRRAIEAADVVVGFATVIEFLTDGMTVDADVLTCGYRDEAETLAAFAERVADGAVGTAVLMGDPNHSGYQFLGKVEAAVDRPVRVVPGISALQVAASRARTPMEATTFVTLHKSGDLDDDLARLRADVGDRHLLALPRPFDLMPENVAADLLATADADPSLEALVLERLTHTDERITRTTLGELADLADSADGARTGDDGTPEDSDSPFSDLSVLAVRSTGGTDGIGPPRQ; encoded by the coding sequence GTGAGCGATCCGTACGACCTCGAGTCGGGACCCGATCCGGCAGCGCTTGCGGCGGCCGAGCCGGAGCCGATCGGGACCGCCGACGCTTCCCAGCCACCGGTTCACGCGGTCGGACTCGGCCCCGGCAACCTCGAATACCTGACGCCGAGGGGGCGGCGGGCGATCGAGGCGGCGGACGTGGTCGTCGGCTTCGCGACGGTCATCGAGTTTCTGACGGACGGGATGACCGTCGACGCCGACGTCCTCACCTGCGGCTACCGCGATGAGGCCGAGACGCTCGCGGCGTTTGCCGAGCGAGTCGCCGACGGTGCGGTCGGGACGGCCGTCCTGATGGGCGACCCGAACCACTCGGGCTACCAGTTCCTTGGGAAGGTCGAGGCCGCGGTCGACCGTCCGGTCAGGGTCGTTCCGGGGATCTCGGCGCTCCAGGTCGCGGCGAGCCGGGCGCGGACGCCGATGGAGGCGACGACGTTCGTGACGCTGCACAAAAGCGGCGACCTCGACGACGACCTCGCACGGTTGCGGGCCGACGTCGGCGACCGACACCTGCTGGCGTTGCCCCGCCCGTTCGACCTGATGCCCGAGAACGTGGCCGCCGACCTCCTCGCGACCGCCGACGCGGACCCCTCGCTCGAGGCGCTCGTCCTCGAACGGCTCACCCACACTGACGAGCGGATCACGCGAACCACCCTCGGCGAACTCGCCGATCTCGCCGACTCCGCGGATGGCGCTCGGACCGGCGACGACGGGACGCCCGAGGACTCCGACTCCCCGTTCTCCGATCTCTCGGTCCTTGCGGTTCGGTCGACCGGCGGGACCGACGGGATCGGACCGCCCCGCCAGTGA
- the cobN gene encoding cobaltochelatase subunit CobN, whose translation MPTIGIYTATENELGAIQRAAPDVDADLVVRSASDLDDETDAAAFVDELTDATAVICWLHGSEASMPGYEPAVDRLVEAGVPLVVKSTGDAYALEDTTVDPTVRDRVYEYLDRGGTVNVANCLRFLAHEYGSGGAEELSYDDPVDLPTEGVYHPDHPGASYEELLATLDPDAPTVAVWFYESHWTHENLRYVDAQVRAIEAQGANALPVFCNPASEEDGGWDAERVTDEWLTDAAGEPIVDAVCSSFMFSLSMDERGREASDEGDAAEDVFLDRLGVPVIQTVTTMRSRSRYAASDTGVMGFELALSVALPEFDGNVITHPISGKERTDDDAGIGTAPKQHFPIDDRVDHAARLAVNWARLRHTPNADKRVAVVLHNYPPSDDGIGTAFGLDTPESTVNLLEELADRGYDLGDDAGAGSGSAIAGPPVDGAALIDRLTSQLTLDDRWVAPEDVRAASVDVVEPDRYRDWFDALDPALRENVIEEWGDPPDRPFAIPGVEFGNVLVTVQPPRGFGMDPAKVYHDSDLQPPHDYVAFYGWLRNAFEADAVVHLGTHGSLEWLPGKTVGLDGTSAPDGLVDDLPNVYPYVINNPGEGTQAKRRSYAAIVDHLTPVMGNAGTYDDLAELEDLADRYREAGMEDARTDDGEHLERLLRETVDDLDLAVELGIEGTIDERADVRGPEEAGTTLAEGDVEGDVVGVDELVERVHEYLTDVKTTQIRYGLHTMGEPPADDRLVQYLVALTRLENPGGPSLRESVAGVLGVDYDRMVNEPGVHDADLGMTLSAAADVVHETSLELVATLAEHDFDVPASEVDDPDSEVNMNLLVVDLDPIGDARAEPGAHEDLRAALAFVCEEAAPRVRGASEEIPRTADALAGEYVPPGGSGAPTRGGVDLLPTGRNFYTLDPRKVPARSAWEVGREVAAGVAERHREDRGEYPEEIGVVAWGTPTVRTRGETIAQVLALMGVEPEWTDAGRVDGVEPVPLDELGRPRIDVTTRVSGLFRDAFPQAAGVIHDAVEAVVALDEPHDRNYVKKHVEEEADRLREAGLEDPEAAATHRVFTTKPGGYGAGTNKAVDEGNWDDRSDLADVYTQWGGYALGSRGRVTEAHDAFERRLGNVEATVKIEDTAEQDEFDSSDWYAFHGGFITAVTEIAGEEPASYVGDSSDPDAVSVYTNERKVRKAMRARVLNPEWIDSMTEHGYKGAGDLSTTVDVVLGWDATAGVVSDALWEEVAGKYALDADRREWLREVNPWALESIADTLIEAIDRGLWDADAAMVDRIRDVLLQADGDLEARAGDQPAPEVSSDDD comes from the coding sequence ATGCCAACGATCGGGATCTACACCGCGACCGAGAACGAACTGGGGGCGATCCAGCGCGCGGCGCCCGACGTGGACGCCGATCTGGTCGTCCGGTCGGCGAGCGACCTCGACGACGAGACGGACGCCGCCGCGTTCGTGGACGAACTGACCGACGCGACCGCCGTGATCTGCTGGCTGCACGGCTCCGAGGCGAGCATGCCGGGCTACGAGCCGGCGGTCGACCGCCTGGTCGAGGCGGGCGTCCCGCTGGTGGTGAAATCGACCGGCGACGCCTACGCGCTCGAGGACACGACCGTGGATCCGACGGTTCGGGACCGCGTCTACGAGTACCTCGACCGGGGCGGGACCGTCAACGTCGCTAACTGCCTTCGCTTCCTCGCGCACGAATACGGCTCGGGGGGAGCTGAGGAACTCTCCTACGACGACCCCGTCGACCTGCCGACCGAGGGCGTCTATCACCCCGACCATCCCGGCGCGAGCTACGAGGAGTTGCTGGCGACCCTCGACCCCGACGCGCCGACGGTCGCGGTGTGGTTCTACGAGTCCCACTGGACCCACGAGAACCTCCGGTACGTCGACGCGCAGGTGCGCGCGATCGAGGCGCAGGGGGCGAACGCGCTGCCCGTCTTCTGCAACCCGGCCTCCGAGGAGGACGGCGGCTGGGACGCCGAGCGCGTCACCGACGAGTGGCTCACCGACGCGGCGGGGGAGCCGATCGTCGACGCCGTCTGCTCGTCGTTCATGTTCTCCCTCTCGATGGACGAACGGGGCCGCGAGGCGAGCGACGAGGGCGACGCCGCGGAGGACGTCTTCCTCGACCGCCTCGGCGTGCCCGTCATCCAGACCGTCACGACGATGCGCTCGCGGTCGCGGTACGCGGCCAGCGACACGGGCGTGATGGGATTCGAGCTCGCCCTCTCGGTCGCGCTCCCGGAGTTCGACGGCAACGTGATCACCCACCCGATAAGCGGGAAGGAGCGCACCGACGACGACGCCGGCATCGGCACCGCGCCGAAGCAGCACTTCCCGATCGACGACCGGGTCGACCACGCCGCTCGGCTCGCGGTCAACTGGGCTCGACTCCGACACACGCCGAACGCCGACAAGCGCGTCGCGGTCGTCCTGCACAACTACCCGCCGAGCGACGACGGAATCGGGACCGCCTTCGGGCTCGATACCCCCGAGAGCACGGTCAACCTCCTGGAGGAACTGGCGGATCGGGGGTACGACCTCGGCGACGACGCGGGAGCCGGGAGCGGCTCGGCCATTGCGGGCCCGCCCGTCGACGGCGCCGCCCTCATCGACCGGCTGACGAGCCAGCTGACGCTCGACGACCGGTGGGTCGCCCCCGAGGACGTCCGTGCGGCGAGCGTCGACGTCGTCGAGCCCGACCGGTACCGCGACTGGTTCGACGCGCTCGATCCGGCGCTTCGCGAGAACGTGATCGAGGAGTGGGGCGACCCGCCGGACCGCCCGTTCGCGATCCCCGGCGTCGAGTTCGGGAACGTGCTCGTGACCGTCCAGCCGCCCCGCGGGTTCGGGATGGATCCCGCGAAGGTCTACCACGACTCCGACCTCCAGCCGCCGCACGACTACGTGGCCTTCTACGGCTGGCTTCGGAACGCCTTCGAGGCCGACGCCGTCGTCCACCTCGGAACCCACGGGAGCCTCGAGTGGCTCCCCGGAAAGACGGTCGGGCTCGACGGCACAAGCGCGCCGGACGGGCTGGTGGACGACCTCCCGAACGTCTACCCCTACGTGATCAACAACCCCGGCGAGGGGACCCAGGCGAAGCGGCGCTCGTACGCGGCGATCGTCGACCACCTCACGCCGGTGATGGGCAACGCCGGCACCTACGACGACCTCGCCGAGCTGGAGGACCTCGCCGACCGCTACCGGGAGGCCGGGATGGAGGACGCACGGACCGACGACGGCGAGCACCTCGAACGGCTCCTGCGCGAGACGGTCGACGACCTCGACCTCGCGGTCGAGCTCGGCATCGAGGGAACGATCGACGAGCGCGCGGACGTCCGTGGCCCCGAGGAAGCCGGCACCACTCTCGCGGAGGGGGACGTCGAGGGCGACGTCGTCGGCGTCGACGAGCTGGTCGAACGCGTTCACGAGTATCTCACCGACGTCAAGACGACCCAGATCCGGTACGGCCTCCACACGATGGGCGAGCCGCCCGCGGACGACCGGCTCGTGCAGTACCTCGTGGCGCTCACGCGCCTCGAGAACCCCGGCGGTCCGAGCCTCAGGGAGAGCGTCGCGGGCGTCCTCGGCGTCGACTACGACCGGATGGTGAACGAGCCCGGCGTCCACGACGCGGACCTGGGGATGACGCTGTCGGCGGCGGCCGACGTCGTCCACGAGACGAGCCTGGAGCTCGTGGCGACCCTCGCCGAGCACGACTTCGACGTGCCGGCCTCGGAGGTCGACGACCCCGACAGCGAGGTGAATATGAACCTCCTCGTGGTCGACCTCGACCCCATCGGGGACGCCCGCGCGGAGCCCGGCGCCCACGAGGACCTCCGGGCGGCGCTCGCGTTCGTCTGCGAGGAGGCCGCCCCGCGCGTCCGCGGCGCCAGCGAGGAGATCCCCCGAACGGCCGACGCGCTGGCAGGGGAGTACGTCCCGCCGGGCGGCAGCGGTGCGCCCACCCGCGGCGGCGTCGACCTCCTGCCGACCGGACGGAACTTCTACACGCTCGATCCCCGGAAGGTCCCGGCCAGGAGCGCCTGGGAGGTCGGCCGGGAGGTCGCGGCGGGGGTCGCGGAACGCCACCGCGAGGATCGCGGCGAGTACCCCGAGGAGATCGGCGTCGTCGCCTGGGGGACCCCGACCGTCCGCACCCGCGGGGAGACGATCGCGCAGGTGCTCGCGCTGATGGGCGTCGAGCCCGAGTGGACCGACGCCGGACGGGTGGACGGCGTGGAGCCGGTCCCGCTCGATGAGCTCGGCCGGCCCCGGATCGACGTGACGACGCGCGTCTCGGGGCTCTTCCGCGACGCGTTCCCGCAGGCGGCCGGCGTCATCCACGACGCGGTCGAGGCGGTCGTCGCGCTCGACGAGCCGCACGACCGAAACTACGTGAAAAAGCACGTCGAGGAGGAGGCCGACCGCCTTCGCGAGGCCGGCCTCGAGGACCCCGAGGCGGCCGCGACCCATCGCGTGTTCACGACGAAGCCGGGCGGCTACGGCGCGGGCACGAACAAGGCCGTCGACGAGGGCAACTGGGACGATCGCTCGGACCTCGCCGACGTTTACACCCAGTGGGGCGGCTACGCGCTGGGGTCGCGGGGCCGGGTGACCGAGGCCCACGACGCCTTCGAGCGCCGACTCGGGAACGTCGAGGCGACCGTGAAGATCGAGGACACCGCCGAGCAGGACGAGTTCGACAGCTCCGACTGGTACGCCTTCCACGGCGGGTTCATCACCGCGGTCACGGAGATCGCGGGCGAGGAGCCGGCCTCCTACGTCGGCGACTCGAGCGACCCGGACGCGGTCTCGGTCTACACGAACGAGCGGAAGGTTCGGAAGGCGATGCGCGCCCGCGTGCTCAACCCCGAGTGGATCGACAGCATGACCGAACACGGCTACAAGGGCGCCGGCGACCTCTCGACCACGGTCGACGTCGTCCTCGGCTGGGACGCGACCGCCGGCGTCGTGAGCGACGCCCTCTGGGAGGAGGTCGCCGGGAAGTACGCCCTCGACGCGGACCGCCGCGAGTGGCTCCGCGAGGTGAACCCCTGGGCGCTCGAGAGCATCGCCGACACGCTGATCGAGGCGATCGACCGCGGGCTCTGGGACGCCGACGCCGCTATGGTGGACCGGATTCGGGACGTCCTCCTGCAGGCCGATGGCGACCTGGAGGCCCGTGCTGGCGACCAGCCGGCCCCGGAGGTGTCGAGCGATGACGACTGA
- a CDS encoding CbiX/SirB N-terminal domain-containing protein, translated as MTSETLLLIGREVRGAREAFRVHADRIADRTGIDVEIACYAEEPGRELRDRFCEVDADVTYAVPMCAAHGYDTVDAIPAALSAISGDVRYCDPVGTSPAVTDVIAARADAARAGAMAGESTAADRVDAVDRGAGDGDADVSLVLVAFGSSSKPHGRRMAEYHADRLRSRSEYAEVVPCYLLQNPAVECVRYAVTGDRIVAVPLFVSRSAATEDRIPTELELDRGGIAYAEPFGDHPRLTDAIHAEVEKQRALAVGDHRDDLGHESVDSAGDRSPTTKRAIVTDGEGTRKPPSPENPSRTQDSSRSRNDDPR; from the coding sequence ATGACATCGGAAACGCTTCTGCTCATCGGCCGCGAGGTGCGCGGCGCCCGCGAGGCCTTTCGCGTCCACGCCGACCGGATCGCCGACCGAACCGGGATCGACGTCGAGATCGCCTGCTACGCCGAGGAGCCGGGACGCGAGCTCCGCGACCGGTTCTGCGAGGTCGACGCCGACGTGACCTACGCGGTCCCGATGTGTGCCGCTCACGGGTACGACACCGTCGACGCCATTCCGGCGGCGCTGTCGGCGATCTCCGGCGACGTCAGGTACTGCGATCCCGTCGGAACGAGCCCGGCCGTGACGGACGTGATCGCTGCGCGCGCCGACGCGGCACGGGCGGGAGCGATGGCGGGGGAATCGACCGCGGCCGATCGCGTCGACGCGGTCGATCGTGGCGCCGGGGACGGGGATGCGGACGTCTCGTTGGTGCTCGTCGCCTTCGGCAGCAGCTCGAAGCCGCACGGGCGACGGATGGCGGAGTACCACGCGGACCGGCTTCGCTCCCGGTCGGAGTACGCCGAGGTGGTTCCCTGCTACCTCCTGCAGAACCCCGCCGTCGAATGCGTCCGGTACGCCGTCACCGGCGACCGCATCGTCGCGGTCCCGCTGTTCGTGAGCCGGTCGGCGGCGACCGAGGACCGGATCCCGACCGAGCTCGAGCTCGACCGCGGCGGGATCGCCTACGCGGAGCCGTTCGGCGACCACCCCCGGCTCACCGACGCGATCCACGCCGAGGTCGAGAAACAGCGCGCGCTCGCGGTCGGGGATCACCGCGACGATCTCGGCCACGAGTCCGTCGACTCGGCCGGGGACCGATCCCCGACGACGAAACGGGCGATCGTGACCGACGGGGAGGGCACGCGGAAGCCGCCGAGTCCCGAAAACCCGTCCCGAACCCAGGACTCGTCCCGATCCCGAAACGACGATCCTCGTTGA
- the epsC gene encoding serine O-acetyltransferase EpsC, producing MGYEYTGDAHEALVDSYRADESPFPTGSSRTYPRHDSLRDEPLLLKQLLFPNCWNATELVGDPEETRDRLTELGTRLHEGVTAYSDRDADELLATVDGLLDRLPAIRRALKKDVEAAYKGDPAAKSYCEIIRSYPGFHAVLIHRVAHVCYEEDHSEYARELAEYAKAETGIDIHPGAEIGEYFFVDHGTGVVIGETATVGEWVRLYQNVTLGALHFEEEEGEDQMLAKDYKRHPDIGNHVVIGAGSNVLGAIDIGDHVSIGANSWVTDDVPDDTSVFIADHPEQERKSNR from the coding sequence ATGGGGTACGAGTACACCGGCGACGCCCACGAAGCGCTCGTCGACTCCTATCGAGCGGACGAATCGCCCTTCCCGACGGGGTCCTCTCGGACCTATCCTCGGCACGATTCCCTGCGTGACGAACCCCTCCTTCTCAAACAGCTCCTGTTTCCCAACTGCTGGAACGCGACGGAGTTGGTGGGCGACCCCGAGGAAACCCGTGACCGGCTGACCGAACTCGGCACCCGTCTGCACGAGGGGGTCACGGCCTATTCCGACCGCGACGCTGACGAGTTACTCGCGACCGTCGACGGACTGCTCGATCGATTGCCGGCGATTCGACGCGCCCTCAAGAAGGACGTCGAGGCCGCGTACAAAGGCGATCCCGCGGCGAAGAGCTACTGCGAGATCATCCGGTCGTATCCCGGCTTTCATGCCGTCCTGATCCATCGGGTGGCGCACGTCTGTTATGAGGAGGACCACTCCGAGTACGCCCGCGAACTCGCCGAATACGCCAAGGCCGAGACGGGAATCGATATCCACCCCGGTGCGGAGATCGGCGAGTACTTCTTCGTCGATCACGGGACCGGCGTCGTCATCGGCGAGACGGCGACGGTCGGCGAGTGGGTTCGGCTCTACCAGAACGTCACGCTTGGCGCGCTCCATTTCGAGGAGGAGGAGGGCGAGGACCAAATGCTGGCGAAGGATTACAAGCGCCACCCCGACATCGGCAACCACGTCGTCATCGGTGCCGGAAGCAACGTGCTCGGAGCGATCGACATCGGCGATCACGTGAGCATCGGCGCGAACTCCTGGGTGACCGACGACGTCCCGGACGACACAAGCGTGTTCATCGCCGATCATCCCGAACAGGAGCGAAAATCGAACCGATAG
- a CDS encoding precorrin-8X methylmutase, translated as MTTEDPSAEAAEPVEEYADLGATTENAMAIAETSMDRVREIVPHETLADRIRGKSVHATGDPEFQHLIRFTGTTDDGGTTNNDSTTDGGIDDADDVPVRAGARAVLDSRPIVTDITMVQAGITGRGHDCPVRKAIGNGAELAERTGMTRTAASVLELDRDGVYEDAIAVVGNAPTAALALADCIADGTRPAVVVATPVGFVKAAESRARLREVAAEHGVPTITNVGRRGGSGLAAGLTNELVHVASDVRDGSIDAEWATESP; from the coding sequence ATGACGACTGAGGACCCGTCGGCGGAAGCGGCGGAGCCGGTCGAGGAGTACGCCGACCTCGGCGCGACCACCGAGAACGCGATGGCGATCGCCGAGACGAGCATGGACCGGGTTCGGGAGATCGTTCCTCACGAGACGCTCGCCGACCGGATCCGGGGGAAGTCGGTCCACGCGACCGGGGATCCGGAGTTCCAGCATCTGATCCGGTTCACGGGCACGACCGACGACGGCGGCACGACCAACAATGACAGCACGACCGACGGAGGGATCGACGACGCGGACGACGTGCCCGTTCGTGCGGGTGCGCGAGCAGTCCTCGACTCGCGGCCGATCGTGACCGACATCACGATGGTGCAGGCCGGGATCACCGGCCGCGGCCACGACTGCCCGGTCCGGAAGGCGATCGGGAACGGGGCCGAGCTGGCCGAGCGGACGGGGATGACCCGCACCGCGGCCTCGGTCCTCGAGCTCGACCGGGACGGCGTCTACGAGGACGCGATCGCGGTGGTGGGGAACGCGCCGACCGCCGCGCTCGCGCTCGCCGACTGCATCGCCGACGGAACCAGGCCGGCGGTCGTGGTCGCCACGCCGGTCGGGTTCGTCAAGGCCGCCGAGAGCCGGGCCCGCCTGCGAGAGGTCGCGGCCGAACACGGCGTCCCGACGATCACGAACGTCGGTCGACGCGGCGGCAGCGGGCTCGCGGCCGGCCTGACGAACGAGCTGGTGCACGTCGCCAGCGACGTCCGCGATGGTTCGATCGACGCCGAGTGGGCAACGGAGTCCCCGTGA
- a CDS encoding MFS transporter → MSSDGEATGRNDGGDDGKERDTFGPFRRFLALERDVLVLSLAMFAFSLSFQMTNRYLPEYMVALGASGFVVGLFGTFGNVISALYPYPGGAVSDRIGSRYALTLFGLLSTLGFAVWLVAPGIGPVGVGGITIAPWVWIFVGLVLAQAWKSFGLGATFAVVKQATDPARLAAGFASTETFRRTAFLVGPVLAAVLIGVHPAFTVSFRYVLAVAVVFGVIGTIAQHVLYDADEDAIGGSFEGVAQVRRDLRAMPEPLRPLLVGDTLVRFANGMVYVFFVLVVTRFYGVGFETTVSLAGVSRGIDLSPAAFFGYLLGVEMLVALLSMIPAAKAAERVGLKPVVALGFAVYALFPVVLIGGPAVLGPVVPLQWAMVLVFAFSGLRFAGLPSHKALIVGPAEQGTGGRVTGTYYLLRNTIVIPSAALGGVLWEFVSPEVAFTIAAAIGVVGTGYFLVFGEEFEAYA, encoded by the coding sequence GTGAGCAGCGACGGTGAAGCGACCGGCCGGAACGATGGAGGCGATGACGGGAAGGAGCGGGACACGTTCGGCCCGTTTCGCCGGTTTCTCGCCCTCGAGCGGGACGTGCTCGTCCTCTCGCTGGCGATGTTCGCGTTCAGCCTGAGCTTCCAGATGACGAACCGATATCTCCCGGAGTACATGGTGGCGCTGGGTGCGAGCGGCTTCGTCGTCGGGCTGTTCGGCACGTTCGGGAACGTCATCTCGGCGCTCTACCCGTACCCCGGCGGGGCGGTCTCAGACCGGATCGGGTCCCGGTACGCGCTGACGCTGTTCGGCCTGTTGTCGACGCTCGGCTTCGCCGTGTGGCTCGTGGCGCCGGGCATCGGCCCGGTCGGAGTTGGCGGCATCACGATCGCGCCCTGGGTCTGGATATTCGTCGGCCTGGTCCTCGCGCAGGCATGGAAATCGTTCGGCCTGGGTGCCACGTTCGCGGTCGTCAAGCAGGCGACCGACCCCGCCCGGCTGGCTGCCGGGTTCGCGAGCACGGAGACGTTCCGCCGGACCGCGTTCCTCGTCGGCCCGGTACTGGCGGCCGTCCTGATCGGCGTCCATCCGGCGTTCACCGTGAGCTTCCGGTACGTCCTCGCCGTGGCGGTCGTCTTCGGGGTCATCGGGACGATCGCCCAGCACGTCCTCTACGATGCCGACGAGGACGCCATCGGCGGGTCGTTCGAGGGGGTCGCGCAGGTGCGACGGGACCTGCGCGCGATGCCCGAGCCGCTTCGCCCGCTTTTGGTGGGCGACACGCTCGTCCGGTTCGCGAACGGGATGGTCTACGTCTTCTTCGTGTTGGTGGTCACGCGGTTCTACGGGGTCGGGTTCGAGACGACCGTCTCGCTGGCCGGCGTCTCACGGGGCATCGACCTCTCGCCGGCGGCCTTCTTCGGCTACCTGCTCGGCGTCGAGATGCTGGTCGCGCTCCTCTCGATGATCCCGGCCGCGAAGGCCGCCGAGCGCGTCGGCCTCAAGCCGGTCGTCGCGCTGGGGTTTGCCGTCTACGCCCTCTTCCCGGTCGTCCTCATCGGCGGGCCGGCAGTCCTCGGGCCGGTGGTGCCGCTCCAGTGGGCGATGGTCCTCGTCTTCGCGTTCTCCGGGCTTCGGTTCGCGGGCCTGCCGTCGCACAAGGCGCTGATCGTCGGTCCCGCCGAGCAGGGGACAGGCGGCCGCGTCACCGGGACGTACTACCTCCTGCGGAACACGATCGTGATCCCGAGCGCCGCGCTCGGCGGGGTCCTCTGGGAGTTCGTGAGCCCCGAGGTTGCGTTCACGATCGCCGCCGCCATCGGGGTGGTCGGGACGGGTTACTTCCTCGTCTTCGGCGAGGAGTTCGAGGCGTATGCTTGA